The Phragmites australis chromosome 1, lpPhrAust1.1, whole genome shotgun sequence genomic interval GTGGGGTGTGTTGTCTTCTATCCAaccttttgttttttgttgcAAATAAGGAGAAGAGCTCCTGCAAAGATAGTAAATGAAATGTGTTTTATTAGGAAATAACAGCTATGGGGGTACAAACATAGACAACAAATGGAAATTAAGATTAAAGTCCTTGGTGTCTCTAAGCTAAATTCTATTTAGTAATATCATAGTGGTAATATGATCTTTTATTTTGTCTTTGGTGAAATCAGGAACCTATACTCGGAGCATAGTTTCAGCTAATCCTGATGGTGATTGATGAAAACTAAATACAATCTGTGATCAGCTCTAGGTGCTATTATAGATTTAATAGGTATATGAATAATTAGAGACATATAGTCAAACTATAGGCCCCTTGCTATGCTGCATGACAAATAAATTCTCATAGGCTCGGCTATCATGAGGATGACTGATGAATAGTACAGTGGTAAGAAGGGGTtcaatgttttttcttttttttttcatggaaGTAAGATGTATTTGTAGACCGGTTTTCACCTAACACCGAGCTCAGTTTAAAAATCTAGTGGGAGAAAAAACAGAGGCAACCATTGCCTCATCTTTACTTTCCCAGTGCCAGatcaagctctctctcttccttttgCCCCTGTTACGCTTGACCGCTGGAGCAGGTGGGATCTCGGGGCGAACggcttctctctccctccttatctctctctctttctctctctctcccccgcCACGCTTGATCGCTGGAGCAGGCGGGGTTTCGGCGAACGGCTACGTTGCGAAGCTAGTATCTGAGTTTGGCAAAGAAATCGTCGGAGAAAGCGGTATAGGGTATTTTATTTCGGAAGAGGACttaataaaatgaaaattagtaGTGGATTTAGGTAGGATTTTACTTACAAATGGTGAATCTTGAAGAAGGCCAGATCGCTGCAATGGTAGAAGGCCAGATCCATAGCctgcttctttttttctcttggcTTTCGGAACTTTGTTCCCTTGGAGCTAGGGCGCTGTGCAGAGCGCTGCGGCCGTGAGGTAGCCTTTGTTTGCTGCAATGATAGAAGGGACAGTAAATCAAAGATTGCAGGAGAAGTTCTAGGCGAGTCAAGAGAAATTAAtgaaaagtaaattttataaaatactatttagaaagatttttaGAATACGGCATCTAACATTATGACACCTAGCGGCACAGCTAGCCGCCCAATAGCATTGCCAGCACCCGCTGCCCTGTAGCACGGCCACTCACATGGCCAACCGTGGTGTGCTCTGGCGTTGGTGCTGGTTCTGATGGGCGTTGACCGGTTGCCTAGGGCAGGTCCACTTGTGTGGCGCTATCGGCGGTGGTCACAGCTCCTTCCACTGCTCTAAGTAGCATTCAGTGTAGGTAGCACTGTGCTAGTCTCAGCTCCATAGTGTTGGTGTTGCTCCTCCTCTTGtccgacctcctcctcttctgcagGTTGGACCCATGTGGAGCTTCTTGGGGTTGGGTTGTCGTGGGATGGCGTGGCTGCGAGGAGGCGGCGTGGCCTTTGCGTGGGTTGGCCGTGCGCGTGGGACGGGATGTGGGAGCCGCTGGCAAAAGTCTTGCCTTGTTTTTTGGCCGGCATTGATGAAGGCGACGCCATCGGACGCCGTTCTCCTCCTTAGAGGCGTTGTCAGGGCGTCTCCACATTCTCATCCCCTGGAGTTTCTAGGTGAAACCCTTGTTCGGGCAATCAGATGAGCAACGACGATGACTCGATGTCGCGTCCTCCTTGGGGGCGTCGCTTTAAAGATCCAGTTCTCGCGCCATGGTGGTCATCGACTTTGTGACGGTGTGGTCGGTTTCGGCTTTGGCACTAGATGTACTTTGAGTCATCGAGTTCTTCTGTAGGTTTACTTCTATGTCCTCGATTCACAATGGCTCTTCACTGGTTTGGACGTTTCTCGGCAACAATTTATGATAATGTGCACTCCTCCAAAACGACGTGATGTTGACTTGTGTGACAGAGAGGTGCAACGTTGGAGTAAGGCTCCGTTGACCGAGTTATGTTGTAGCAGTGTGGGAGCGGGGCTCCACTGGCTGAGTTGTGATGACATGGGAGCAAAGCTCCACTGACTGAGTTATGAGGAAGATAGTCGTTTGGTTGTTTAGCGTACGAGTTGAGTTGGGTTAGACTTGTCGGTTTATCTGGTTGTGCCTTCTGGTATGAGCGTCTGTTTTGATTTGAAGTTGTATTTTTGTCTCGAGTTtgtctatatatttttttaaaaaaatcgcaTATTTATGAGATTTTCGAACCCGATTTCACTTATAAATTAAATCAATTTTCTTCATTCATAAAAAATCGTCAATGCTTTCACTAAAAAAACTAAGATACACATGTGGGAGGACGGGTGCTGGTACGGTGGTAGCGGCGGGAGCGTCCCGTCAGACAGGAGAGAGCGTCGGTCGGCACTTGGCAGAGACCGAAAGTCCACGggttgtgacttgtgacggGTTCCGACCTTCGCATCGACGATGGCAGGAACTGTCTAAGCCTGGACCGAGAGCGGACACCTGCGGTTGATAGCCCAAACGCTGGTTTCAGAACGTTTCTGCCCTATTTAGAAGTCCTGTAATCCCTTTTCCATGTAACTGTGTTACACCTGTATTTTCTTGTGCACAAGCAAACACCTAGAATGTAAGGTATTTTTTCTCCCCTGTAATCTTTGTTTGGATAACTGAAAAAGAGCTGTACAGGGTATTTGCTTACCATTGCATCACATCAAGATTCAAGAACAAGCATTGCATAAGCACTGAAATTTCAGAAGTGAGCATCCAATTGGAGCTCAAAACTGGAGGAAAGGAGAGGTTACCGTCGTGAAGGTTCGGTCACCGCCAAAGGCACCAAGCACAGGAGCGAGTTGCCGCTAAGGGCACCGAGTATGGGAGCGAACCTGATACTtatcgtgttttttttttccaaatctcACAATACGATTTTTTCCATCTAACAGATTAGACTAAAAGCGATGGTAAAAGAAACGTGCTGACCAGACTTCGAAACACTAATTTCTAGTTTagtctgaaatttttttaagaccTATAGCTTACATGGATTTTAGACTAAAAACTAGACTTCCAAACATGCCCTTCATCGCAGGCGGCCAGAAAAAGTACAGACACCGTGGGCTGCCTTTAACTCCGGTTTGGCCACCAAGAACGTAGTACGTTCAGACCTTGTAGCAGGGATCTGCGGagatttcttatttttatatttcgaaaattaaaaatgaaaaattaaatatctgtttgaaaaaattacaaaaatatattactTATGTTAGAAGCATATTGCCCTTCCAACAGGTTATGATAGGTTTAATAAAATTAACACGTCTCTCTTTCAACAGAGGACgtgctaaaaaataaaaaaacacaatggtctattgctcttaaaattcaaaataatatcaaaatagtcatgaaaattctgaaaaaaaaatagtgatgcAGAGGATAGTATGATCTATCTCTCAAAAATATTTCAGCCAAAAATATAATCTATACAATAAGAactaaaaagacaaattttattataCATAATTTTCAGCCAAAAATATGATAGATactataataaaaaacaaattttattgtacacaaTCTTGGACCGTCGCATAAATTCTTTGCTGGTGACACTGGGCTGTGTCCTCAAATCTGGGTCACGGGCTACCAGGGTCGGTCCTTTGTTGGCAAAAGCTTTGCCGCTTCATGCAGCCCATGTTGGCCTGCGAAAACAATTTCCAGAACCTGCCGACCAATCAGGATCAGACACGCTCTAGGACTCCCAAATTCCCCGGGCAACCGGTCAAGCGACACTAGAACGTCGCAAGCGCTCCGTGCCTCTGTTTCTCCCGTTTGACCCATTCCTCCCACCGTCTGTAAGCGTCGAAGTGCGCCTCGAGCCTCCCTGCAACGGAACTAGCGACGCACAGAAACAACAGATCGACCAGGGCGCTCCGGTGACCGGCGAGAGGGCTCCGTTCGCCGTGCCATGCGCCAGGATGGACGCCATGCCGACCGCGACCGGGATGTCCGACGGGCTTCCGATGAACGTGACGGCGCAGATCAGCAACGTGACGCGGCCCAAGGCGTCCAGCACGGTGGTGTGCTACTCGCCCATGATGATCACCACCAACGGCATCTGGCAGGGCGTCAACCCGCTCGAGTTCTCCCTCCCGCTCTTCATCCTCCAGATGGCCGTCATCGTCGTCACCacccgcctcctcgtcctcctcctcaagCCCTTCCGCCAGCCCCGCGTCATCGCTGAGATCCTCGTACGTGCGCACTCTGCTTCGTGTACGTATTGCCCCTGCAGCTAGCGTCCTGAGCTGCTTCGTGTACGTAGGCCGGCGTGGTGCTGGGACCGTCGGTGATGGGGCAGCTGGAGACATGGGCGACCATGGTGTTCCCACATCGCAGCCTGctaacgctggagacggtggcGCATCTCGGTCTCCTATACTTCCTCTTCATGGTCGGCGTGGAGATGGACATCGACGTGATCCGGCGGTCGGGGAAGAAGGCGTTGTCCGTCGCAGTGGCGGGCATGGCGCTGCCATTCTGCATCGGCATCGCCACGTCCTTCATATTCCGGCACCAGGTGTCGCGGAACGTGCACCAGGCCTCCTTCCTGCTCTTCCTCGGCGTCGCGCTCTCAGTCACGGCGTTCCCGGTGCTCGCCCGCATCCTCGCCGAGATCAAGCTGCTCAATACGGAGCTCGGCCGGATCGCCATGTCCGCCGCCATCGTCAACGACATGTGCGCGTGGATCCTGCTCGCGCTCGCCATAGCCATCTCGGAGGTGAACAGCACGGCGCTGTCCTCCCTGTGGGTGCTACTCTCCGGGGTGCTCTTCGTGCTCTTCTGCTTCTACGCCGTGCGGCCCGGCATGTGGTGGCTCATCCGCCGCATCCCAGAGGGTGAGGGCGTCAGCGACATGCAGGTCTCCCTCATCCTCACCGGAGTCATGCTTGCCGGCGTGTGCACCGATGCAATCGGCATACACTCGGTCTTCGGCGCCTTCGTCTACGGGTTGGTCATTCCGAGCGGCCCGCTCGGCGTGGCGCTGATCGAGAAGCTCGAGGACTTCGTCACCGGGCTGCTCCTGCCGCTCTTCTTCGCCATCAGCGGCCTGCGGACCAACGTCCGGAAAATACGCGACCCGATCACCGTCGGCCTACTCGTGCTCGTGTTCATCATGGCTAGCTTTGCCAAGATCATGGGCACCATCATCATCGCCGCACTGTACACCATGCCGTTCCGCGAGGGCATCGCCCTCGGATTCCTCATGAACACCAGAGGACTCGTCGAAATGATCGTGCTCAACATTGGAAGAGACAAAGAGGTTAATACTTTACTAATTCACCCTTACTACATTTTGGCGCGAGATTTcaggcgccaccgccgccggatTAAGGGAGAGGGGTATTTTGTGGATGGTTCAGGGTGTTGGATTTAGAgggaggatggcggcggcggctggacCGGCGGTGCGGCGAGCTGATGGTTGCAATACCGGTGCTATTAGCGGTGGGCGGGATTAGCAGTGAGGAGTGTGGAAATAAAGTGGTTAGCGCTGCGGGGGTGATAGACGTGGATCCAGCGGAACGCCACCGGAGAGGGCTAGAAGTGCCTGGGGGGAGCGGGGCGAGGCATGTGGGAGGAAAAAGAAGGCACCAgtaggaagaagaaagaggacaGTCATTAGATTAAAAATCATACGATTATAATCATCGACTAAGAAAGTGGCCGGTTTTAGACGTCTGATAAATAGCATCTGCCTTACTATTACTTCTTGGTTATTAGTACTGTGCCAGCCATAACGAATGAGATTGTCCGATAAGCCATGCGTGTTGTAGGTGTTGGATGACGAGTCGTTTGCGGTGATGGTGCTGGTGTCGGTGGCGATGACGACGCTGGTGACGCCGGTGGTGACGGGCGTGTACCGGCCGTCGCGGCGCCTCGTCGGGTACAAGCGGCGGAACCTGCAGCGCATCAGGCATGACAGCGAGCTCCGCATGCTGGCCTGCGTGCACACCACCCGCAACGTGCCGTCCGTGCTCTCGCTGCTCGAGCTCTCGAACCCGAACAAGCGCTCCCCGATCTTCATCTACGCGCTCCACCTCGTCGAGCTCACAGGCCGCGCCTCCAACATGCTCGCCGCAGCTGCCGCCTCTGCCTCAAAGCAGAGCCGGAGCAGCTCGGCGTCCTCACTACCCGCCGTGACGGAGCATATCTTCAACGCCTTCGAGAATTACGAGAGGCACACTGGTCAGTGAGCGTGAACACTTGCATGAAATTAGCACAATTTCACAAGGATCAAAAAACAATATTTGGTGTTTAAGCTGATGCAGAGCACGATGTTTGTGTGACACAGGTGGCGTCTCCATCCAGACGCTCGCGGCGGTCTCGCCGTACCAAACCATGCACGAGGACGTGTCCGTGCTCGCCGAGGACAAACACGTCTCGCTCATCGTGGTCCCCTTCCACAAACAACAGACGGTGGACGGCGCCATGGAGCCGATCAACCCGAACATCCGTGGGTTTAACGAGAGCCTCCTCTCCACCTCCCCGTGCTCCGTCGCCATCCTCGTCGACCGCGGCCTcagcgccgccgcggcgcgcatGGCCTCCGAGCACCGCGTGGCGCTCTTCTTCTTCGGCGGGCCCGACGACCGCGAGGCGCTCGCCTACGCGTGGCGCATGGTCGAGCACCCCGGCGTCACCCTCACCGTCGTACGGTTCCTCCCGCCGGACTACAAGGTGCGTTCCGCATCCAGCACGACCTACCGGTCGTCGGCCGCGTCCGACACGGACTCGCGCGCGATCACCATCAACCCAGAGGGCAAGAGCGAACTGGAGATGGACGAGGATTACCTCAACGAGTTCCGGGCGCGTAACCACGGCAACGACGGCATCTCGTACTCCCTCAAGGTGGTGGCCAACAGCGAGGAGACGGTGACGGCCATCCGGACCATTGACAGCAACCTGCACGAGCTGTACATCGTCGGGAGGCGCCCCGGCGAGGCCGGGTCGCCGATGACGTCGGCGCTGGAGGAGTGGATGGAGAACCCGGAGCTGGGCCCCATAGGGGACATGCTCGTGTCGTCCGACTTCTCGATGACAGTGTCGGTGCTGGTGGTGCAGCAGTACGTGGTGGCCGGGGCGCCGACACCCGCCGCCCCTGCGCCGGCCGCGAGCAGCGACCCGGTGCTCCAGTACGTGAGCAACGCCAACCAGCGGCCGTCGGCGGCGTCCGGGGCGTACCGGACGAGCGCGGCGTCATCGGCGGCCAATAAAAGGTGGTCTGGCTCTGGCACCGTGGGCTTCTGAGGATTGTACGTTCCTAGCTTTAAGGCATGTAGGTACTTCGCCATTTTGATTCAGGGGGCTTACGGTTTCTGTAGTGTACACTGCTGTATTTTCGATCGGACACGTTATGGCTAGTGCGTAACGGCTTTTGTAGCTGCTTGTTGCCCTGCCATGAAACGTGACCGGATGGGCATTGTTTACTGATCAGCTAGCTTCTGCTTATCAGTTTTCACAGTGATCAAGTTCTGAACCAAATAAATCAGTCAGATTATTCATTATTTGAGAACTACAAAGCCTTCTGATAGAATTTTTTAGATCAAATCAGTGTGTAGGAACAATAAATTTCCCCGTTAATGATCATGTTTCGTGCACGGTCGGTGTGTGCGTCTTCCTTGCAATCGGGATAAAAAGAATGAAACTCGCATCAGTGACTAGGAGGTAGCTAGATGGTTTTACGCAGATGATCCacgaaaaaagagaggaaaaaatagTTTGTGCAAACACACACTATACTCACACCACATATGCACCATCAAGAGCACACTATACTCGTGTTTGTATAAATAAAGTGGCACTCAGGGGCAAAGGTACATGGAGAGCTGGAGATGCACTCAcacaaaaatcaaaaatcaatgcTAACACTCAGAATTTTACCTTTATCGCATCCTCCACAGCTCAAACTTCTACACTCACAGCAGGTCACACATGTTGATATCGAGCGTAAAACTATATGTAGATAAGATTCTACACCCCCTATTTCGCTCTAGCTTCACCACCGGTGGCACCATTATTTAAACCATGATACGTGAAGACAACCCCACTACCCCACCAAAAGCCGGTTCCCAATCACCCATGCGAGATATTGCTCTTTCGATAGGAACGTAATAAGGTCAATGAGAGATGTGAGTTCCTCGACTTTGCAACATTATGCGCGCATGGTACCGCAGAGGTTCGACCATAACCTCATGGTTTGATCTGCTCAAAATGTCATGAAATTCCATGATGCAAATCCATAAAAAAGAAACTTTTTGCTCAAGTAGAGATGGAGCTTTTTCCAGAGAGAACCAATGGGAGCTATATCGTTGGGCAATTGATTAGTGAAACTCGTGGCCGACCCACTCAGATGGCCTTCCTCTCTTGCTGGCTCAGCATCTATTGGGCTATTTTGGTAGGGACTGTGAGCCTGGGAGCCCGGCGACGCTTTGCCGCTGCCACTCTGTTTCGTCCCCAGAATCACGCTATTTTGGTAGGGACTGTCGTTCTTACACAGCTATTAGGCCCATCTATTTTTCCAGATGGAGGAAGCTTTATCTATTAGCTTAGTAAAACAAAGTTAAAATGAGTCACTTCTCAAGTCCTTTTTTCTGATGGAGAAAGCTTTACCTATTTTCTTGGTAAAACAAAGTTAAAAAAGCCACCTCCTTGTTCTCAAGTTTTataaattaccacgttaatcgaCAGACAAAGAGTATGATCTATACCATTGATCCTTATAGATTCAGATTATAACGATCTAGATcgattagagtttttttttagcaATACAAAACATATATTATTCTTCTTTTGAAAAAGATGCAACTCCAAGCACATACAAAATCCATATTTCCATATACCATACGATATTGATTAGCAGTTTCCATTGTAGGTCAGTGACGCCGCCGGGGCTGTGGCGCTGTGCGCACCGCGATGGGTATAGGCGGTGCC includes:
- the LOC133885442 gene encoding cation/H(+) antiporter 15-like, whose translation is MVVIDFVTVCVEVRLEPPCNGTSDAQKQQIDQGAPVTGERAPFAVPCARMDAMPTATGMSDGLPMNVTAQISNVTRPKASSTVVCYSPMMITTNGIWQGVNPLEFSLPLFILQMAVIVVTTRLLVLLLKPFRQPRVIAEILAGVVLGPSVMGQLETWATMVFPHRSLLTLETVAHLGLLYFLFMVGVEMDIDVIRRSGKKALSVAVAGMALPFCIGIATSFIFRHQVSRNVHQASFLLFLGVALSVTAFPVLARILAEIKLLNTELGRIAMSAAIVNDMCAWILLALAIAISEVNSTALSSLWVLLSGVLFVLFCFYAVRPGMWWLIRRIPEGEGVSDMQVSLILTGVMLAGVCTDAIGIHSVFGAFVYGLVIPSGPLGVALIEKLEDFVTGLLLPLFFAISGLRTNVRKIRDPITVGLLVLVFIMASFAKIMGTIIIAALYTMPFREGIALGFLMNTRGLVEMIVLNIGRDKEVLDDESFAVMVLVSVAMTTLVTPVVTGVYRPSRRLVGYKRRNLQRIRHDSELRMLACVHTTRNVPSVLSLLELSNPNKRSPIFIYALHLVELTGRASNMLAAAAASASKQSRSSSASSLPAVTEHIFNAFENYERHTGGVSIQTLAAVSPYQTMHEDVSVLAEDKHVSLIVVPFHKQQTVDGAMEPINPNIRGFNESLLSTSPCSVAILVDRGLSAAAARMASEHRVALFFFGGPDDREALAYAWRMVEHPGVTLTVVRFLPPDYKVRSASSTTYRSSAASDTDSRAITINPEGKSELEMDEDYLNEFRARNHGNDGISYSLKVVANSEETVTAIRTIDSNLHELYIVGRRPGEAGSPMTSALEEWMENPELGPIGDMLVSSDFSMTVSVLVVQQYVVAGAPTPAAPAPAASSDPVLQYVSNANQRPSAASGAYRTSAASSAANKRWSGSGTVGF